In Bos taurus isolate L1 Dominette 01449 registration number 42190680 breed Hereford chromosome 10, ARS-UCD2.0, whole genome shotgun sequence, the genomic window TGGGATATGGAGGGcatccttttttcattttcagcactgttttttttttcccttccttgagAAAGGCAATTTTATTCTAATTGACTTATATcccatttttttctataaaagtatTTGAAGTGGTTTATAAAAATTGTCATGCAatagtaactaaaaaaaaaaaaaaaaaaatagaaaatcaggaCTAAACAGGAAAGAAATATAACCTCTATTCATATATCCCTGCTGGATAAGGCATCCTTTGAGAAAAACAGAATAGTCTTACGACTTACCAATGATTTCACTCAGATAAAACTTGATCAAAGTTTAAATGTAGGTATATTCCAAAGGTGAGCAGTAGAAAGAgtatgggctttggagtcaggccTTTCTTCAAATCACAGCACTTATTTACTGGCATTTTagtaaatgacttaaaaaaaaaaagtccctaccTGTAAATAATAAACACAGGTAAGTGGTAGATAACTAACTCTATGATGTGATTTCAAAGACAGCAGGTAGATATGCTTACTCCTCACCACCTTTCCCCAGTGTCCTGccatatttaaatatcttttcccTTCCCCAAATGCAGAGTGCAtgaatttatcattaaaaaataaaatttcatttattcaacaaatacgtGAACATTTATCATCATCCTTACTCTCTGATCATTTAGAACAAATTCTGGAAAGATATATtagctttttaaataaatcttatcAGTCTACCTTCCTTCATGAAGGAGGATCCTCTCCTTGCTGTGTGAGGAAGGGGGCATTTGAACACACACCCCACAACCCTACTCATCAAAAACAAAGTTTTCATTAACAGGCAGTGGtttcttaagagtctcttgaatGTCTTAGCATTTTCTGAACATAGCAAGGTACTGATTGTATTTGGCTGCTGAAATTTTGCTGTAACACAAAAGGTGATGAAAGGTGTTCATTTCAGACCCAGGAGCAACAGGAGGGACAAGACAGTGACATTCCAAGACGGGCTTGGAAGAGACTACTTCTACCTCAGAAGAATTAATTTCTCAAGGACAGAAttctattaagaaaaaagaaatgttctttGTGGGCCTATTGTGTTCAATGCCCATATGCAAGGCAGTTCACATTGCTattatatgaatttaaaaaatcaactccAGCGGagtaagaaaaaaagtaaacagaaaaatacTAAACAGGAAGTCCTAATCACACATTCAAAAAATTTTCAGGAACGGTTAAGTGCCAATGCATGGAATGGTTAAATGCCAACAATCAGCTTCAATTGTTTTTTATTACAGTAAGAGGAAGTTTACTCTTAAATGCAtagaatttgaagaaaaaatttatataagCTTTTAAAAGAGGCCCTTTTTGACAGTTATTAATACAAATGTGAAATAAGACCCTTCAAACAAATATTTCAGTAACAGTTTACATACAGCAATAATTTATTCTGAAATGTTCATTTAGTTTCTGTTGAGACACGATTCATGTCTCAATAATAAAAGAGCAGCCATCTCACCTCAAATACCAGAATATACAACAAGTTACAGCATAGCAAAAATTCTACCTACTTTCAGATGTTCAGGTAAAATAGTATCATTCAATGTTTTACAGTtacacagatttttttgttttgcgcACAAAATAGTGTAAGTTGTTACACTATAGCTATCTATATGCACATCATGTGACCACAGAACTGTTAATCATTACTTCTGAAATTGAACCATCATTTTCATTCATGCAGTAAAGCAAAGCAGGCTGGGTAAACTTGTTCATTGGGAACCATATTACTGTGAATTTCACAGCCACATGATTAATAATGATGTTAGATGGACTCTCAAAGACTAGAACAGAATGTTTTTTTGCATAAATACCAATTTCTCCCTGATGTAAGTTTAGTCAGTTTATTATCTAGAAATGATTGATAACAGCAATATATCATATCTTCTATCTGTAGTGTTATTTTAAGACAAGCAATAATTAAAGGATGCTGGGATGGGATGCTActtaaatacatgaaaaacatACTGTACAAATATACTTGGCTTTACCATTTTCTTCCTAACTATCAAGAGTGCCTCCCAAAATATGACCAGTGAAGACGAAGTATACTATCAAATATGGCTTCCAGAACAAAAACCCTCTAACAAGAATCAAACCTATTTACaaaatttttcagtcttttacagTTTCACTTGAAACAAAATTTCTACATAGCAGTTGTAAAGAACACGTATCACATTCTCGGTTTCATCCTTCCAGCTCTTTTCACACAGATGTCACAAGGTAAGACCCAGAATGGCGTTTAGGACTTTGAGTCCCGCTGGGTTCTGTGCTGTCGGGTTTTGAGTCGCGTTTCTTTGTGTTGTTGCTCACTGGCGTTGGGATCTGAGACGGTCGGGCTGAAGTGCCATCTGTGCTGCTCTTCCTTGGGCTTGGGTTGTAATTAAAAGGACTCACCCTGGCGGCGACAGTCCCACTTGGTGAACTGTGCTTGCTTGAGCTGCTAGAACTAAACGGGGTACGCTCGGCTATAGAACTTTCACTAGTCTCGGATGCAGGGACAGGGTTATTACTGTGTCCCGGTTTTGTCTCAGTTCCTTTTTGGTCTGGAGGATCTACCTGAATAAAGGAATTCAGGCGGTTTTCCAGACCCATGGTGCGTGTAGGGGCACTACCATTGCTCACATTTTGTTTTCCCTGATTATCTTTTGAATCTTTAGGGTTCGGGTTTCCCTTTTCTGAAACAGTGTCAATCACGGGGGGAGTATTTCCTGTTGGAGATCTTCCAGATCTAGGGTTGTTAATGGGGCAATCCTCAATTCTCACCCAAACATCCTCTGTTTTAGAAACAGCAGGTGCCATTTGATAAATCAGAGTCTTTGATTCAGCACCATTTGCAGCACCTGAAGAAGTGGTCTGAGAAGTACTATTTGTGGGagaaatttcactttcttttatttttctccatgttcCTTTTGTGGATACCTGGTTTTCTTTAGTTTGTTTGCTTCCTGAAATAGAGTTCACTTGTTTTTCGTCctcactttttgccttttcactaGATTCTGATGAAGCAGAAAGAATTGAGGATGAACTTCCAGTTCTTCTCCAAGTGCTTACTCGAGGAAGTGATGATGAGTGTTTGCTGTGCTCACGTTTCCAGGTCCCTGACCTATTGATGGGAAGTCTGGAAGGACTTTCGGAATGAGAGCGTGCTATATCATGGCGCTTTACTGGTCTTCCATCATTATACTCTATGGTGGGACTGAGGTTAGGTGGGAGTTTTCGCCATCCACCAGACTGAAGAGACGAATGTGTAGATAGAGACATATCAGGAAGGGAAGGACTTAAAACTGGAGTATGAGCCTGGGACCGTGTGGGAGAATCGGGTCtggaagatggagaaagagattCAAATGAAGCAGATTCCTCCAGTTTTCTCCTTAGGGTTGGGCTTGGAGCTTCTTTGATGAAAGTTGATTGGCGTACTAATACAGGTCTCTCTGACCTATCGGATTCACTTCCACTTGACTTTGTTGAAGACATTCTAGAAAGTTCTACTTTTTTATTGGATCCATTACTATTACTCATTTGATTTAGCCCTTTGGAGGCAGATTCACTTCTTGGGATACCACTGCCATTCTTGGATAAGCCTGTTTGTTTGGTGAGGTTCTGCTGGCTCATCTGTCTGCCAGGAGATGTGTAAGACATTTTCCCAGAACCTGAGGACTTAGTTGAAGCAGTACTAGGGGATGACGTCCTTGGTAGTTGAGATAATTTGTTAGGGGGACTTATTCCATTTCTACCAGGAGAGATTGAGTTTCGCCCTGGAGACTGCATTGGTCTACTTAATGGTTGCTGGGCAGGTCTTGAAGGAGTGGAATCTCTAGATCCTGATCTAGAAGGTCCTTTGTTTGATCCTGCTGTCTGGGATGCCTGCCTTGTAACAGGGCTTAATTCTGACTTCACTGATGGCTTGGTTCCTCTGGGAGAGGTGGTAGCCGGCTGACCTTCACTAGGGCTTTTGGAGGCTGGAGTCTTGAGGGGCGGGCCTTTTTTAGAAACTGGGCTTGTACTTGAAGAGCTATTCCGAACTCCTGGAATATGAATCATTGTCCTACCTCGAGAGATTGAAGGCATGTTTGTTTGAAGGGGTTGTTTCATTTGGCTCGAAATTTCCGAATTAGATCGAACTTTTCCAGTAATCAAACTTTTATAAACCTTTTTGCctccttttattcctttattttcagATTCTATTTTTTTAGTTTCCAATGTACTTTTCTCCCCAGGTTTTAGAATTCGTGGACCTTTATTACTCGTAAAGGGTTTTTCTTCTTGATCAGGTGTAAGGTGAAATGGTGATCCCAGAGAGATACCCGATTTCAATGAAAGGATAGAATCTGAATCAGATGAAGCTTGTCGAGATAAACATGCAGCGGCAGCAGCTTGATGTAAACTACTTACTATGGAATTTGCACCTTCCTGAATAGCTTTCCAATCAAAATTTTCTGAATCTGGGGATAAACCATGTTCTGAATCTGGTCTCTGTATATCTTTCAAATCGAGTGTCAAATCTTCTGCTAATATGCCACCCATATTTCTGGGACTATGCTTTTCATTATCGGGCTTGAGCCTtgaaggctttttcttttttggcattgCAGAACTTATACATTCCTGCAGCAGGTCATCTTCAGAATCAATACTAAGAGAACTGAGAGAACTGTTTCTTGAGAAACAAACAGGGGTGTCTTCCACGTGAAACGATTTAGGAGCATAACCTGAGGCCTGGGGTTTACCTGGTTCTCCCTGTGAGGCAGGGGGCTCTGTCTCTTTGACAGGTTCattttccttgttgttgttgttttcttgatCAATGTCACTAAGAGAGCTTAGAGAGGAATTTCGAGAAAAGCAAACTGGAGTATTTTCAATAGCGAAATTCTGTAATTTCTCATCTGTTGCTGCCCCTCTGTCTGGTATATCTTTGGAAGACTGGGGAAAAGTGGACTGCTTCTGCAGCACGGGTTTAGACTGACCTCTATTTATTGGCTGCTTTGTAACAGCTGGTGTCTTACTAGCTGATTGTTGGTTTGAGGTTAGTTCTGTGTGGTTGGTCACTTTAGCTTCtgattctttattttccttccccTTTCTTAATTCAGCCTTTTCCCTGGAAAGgtcaacatcatcatcatcaaaatcTAGAGAACTCAGAGAGTCATTTCGTGAAAAACAGTACGGAGTGCCTTCAATGGGCGTGTAATGATGGGGTGAATCAAAAGTAAAACTTCCTCTGACTCTGTCTTCATTATTTGGCAGTTTATCATTGAAGTCCTTGGAATTATTTTTCAAGTGCTGTTTCTTTGAGTCTTTGTTTTCCGAGAAATTTCTTTCTGCATTTAGATTATTTTTTGAGTCTGTATTTTTTCTTACACGTGTCCTGTATTCAGTATTTTGTGGTATAGGTTTTACTGGTGAAGTAGGTTTCTTCGTCTTACCATCTAATTGATTTTTGTTAGTTCCAGATGAAGACATAGATGCTTGCTGGACCTGGTCCATGATCTTTTTCACACGGAAAGGCTTGTGACTTTTTCCTTTGGGCATGGCAGAATTAATGCATTCTGCAAGAATATCACCTTCTTCTGTTTTGCTGTCGTCCAGTTCAGGCACAGTGACAGATGAGGCTTTCCCTCGTTGAGCCTCATCTGTACTTCTGCCTTCAGTAGGAATGGTATCTCGTTTTTCAAACTCACTTGACTGTGCCCCTGCTCTaaccccttctccagcagctaACTCATTTGGAGGGGATTCTATCGTTAGATCACTCAGAGATGTAGCTGTGGAAAAGTTTATAGGTGTCCCTTCTACACAATACACCCGTGGCATATCATCTCCTGGTGTAAAACTAACATGCTTTTGTGCCTGTAACCTGTTTTGCGATGGCAGAAGTTTGTATACAGGGAGCTGACTTGGTTTCCTTGCCACAGGTGGAGGTAATTTTGAAGTAGTCTGGGCTGGTTTTTTGGCTTTGCGTGAAGATTTTGTTGGCATGGCAGAAATTATACACTCTTCTAGTATTTCAATATCATCATCATCTGACTCATCTAAAAGATCTTTTTCAGAATCAGTGGGTTTTTCTGCCTCTTTTTCCTGGTTTTCATTTGATTCTTCAGGCTGCTCACTTTCTGTTTCATTCCCGTTGTCATTTTCCTGAACTGGAGGCATTATTCTTAGTTCCACATCTTTCTGAATAAATGGCTCATCAAGGCTCAGAGCGCTCAGGCTAGATGAACAAGAAAATCCATCAGGAGTACTCTCTGTGGCAAAATGTAACAGAGTATCAGCCTCTGGAAGAACCTGGACCCTTTGTACTGCAGCATTTACAGCAGCTTGCTTGGGTCCACTTTCTCTCTTTTCAGCACTAGGTGCTTTATTTTTAGGTACTTCCTGCTTCGTTTGAACTGTCTGAGGAGGAGGCGGAGGCGGTGGCGGAGGGGTTTTGCTTCTGCTTGGTGGCATGGTTTGTCCAGGGCTATCTGGGAGGTCACTGGGGCTTATGATGCCACTTACCATTCCACTGCAGGGTTCACTCTGAACAGAGCTGGCAATCGAGCGACTCTCAAAACTGTCGAGTGAACTGACTGAAGTACATCTGCTAAACATGAGTGGGGTCTCCTGAACGTAGTGCTCTGGTGGACTTTTGGGTGTCTGAGCACCGCTCTTGGAAGGAGATTTGGCCCCTGAAGAAAATTCAACAGCTTTGTGCCTGGCTGACTCTGAAGACAGACCAGAAGCCTGGAGTCTGCTGGATTTGGTTCTAATGTGCTGTGACCCTGCTGGAACTTTACTCACAGAATCTTCATTTGACCTAGGTCCGCTGTTGTCCTTGATTTCAGCTATTTGCAGAGTGTTAGCAGACTCTGCTTCTTGTGTTGTCTGATCACACCCTACTTCATCTTCAGCAGATGACAGAGATGATAATGAACTGCATCTTGAAAAACATATTGGGGTATCTTCTACACAGTAAGTCTGTATTGTTTCTTGGTTGATAGAGGGGACTTTGCAAGAGGAAGAGGTGGCTTTTGGGGTCTGACCACTTCTGCTCTGTGCTGAGCTTGGATGCAGCTGATTCTGCCTCTTGGCATTAGATGAAGTTGTGGATGTATTCTCGCTGCTTGAAGAGATGTGTTCAGTTTTTGTGCTCTGTCCAGATGAATTCTTTGAGAATGAAAATGCTGGTTTCTGTGAAGAAGGAATGTCTGTGGTGTATTTTAAACTATAATCAATAGGCTGATCCACGTGATGTTTTTCTTCACTGTATTTTATGCTATAATTGGTTGGCCTCTCTTCTTCCTCATGCTGCCCTTCCTCAGAGTAACGTTCGCTATAGTTGGTTGGTTTATCGTCTTCATAGTCATCTTCTTGACACAAAGACTGGTTCACATTTTGACTAATTCCATGATTAGAGCCTACTCGATTTGTTTCAGATCCATTGGCTGCTCTTGACCTGTATGGGGAAACACATTCTTGCTGCCCAAAGTGTGGTTGGAACTTGAGGTGTTTATCATCAGTGCTCTCAGGATACACGGGATAAGCTGTGCTTTGACTCCTTGATTGTCTCTGCTCATTCGGTTTTATTTCATCTTCTAGTATATGTTTGGGTCTTGCCCATCTTTCATTCTGTGAAGGGCTCTGCCTCCCAGAGTTCAACTGTTCATCGGAATATTTGAGACTGTAATTTATTGGTGTATCTAGTTCTCCATCATTATCATCCATATGATTTGCACTATGTATTTTATGGGCTAGGTCAGCTGGATACTGACCATAGCTGCAAAATTTACTTTCATCATCTTCAGAATAGGATTCAATTGAAGGTTTCATCTGACCTCTTTTACCATAACCATCACTACTGCTGACACTATTTAAACTATCATTTGAAGATCTCTTATATTCTACTTTGGCATATGGTATTGGACATGttctgtttgagttttctgactTGGTAAAGTTGTacgtgtttgcatgtgtgtgggtGGTAGAGCTTCTTCTTAGTGCATTCCTCTCATCTGTCCCACAGTGTAGTTCTGTGGTAGACCCAGAACTTCTGTCTTCCTGAGAGGTATGAATAGCTGATACTTCTTCCATGACTTTGGCAATCTGGGCTGCAGTGGTAGAAATCTGCAAACCTCGCTTTGAAGAGGTTCCTGGGTTTTCTGTTGCTGGGTGATAGTTGCCTAGGCTAATACCTCGTTCTCTCTCCAGACTTCTATCTTTCTCAGAACGAGAGCTATCTAAACTTCCCCTTGATGAAGAAGAGCTGGGCAATACTGTAGTGTTTAAGTACGGTGATAGGACAGTCATGTTTCCAGTATTAAAATTGTCTGACCTGTTATCATCAT contains:
- the APC gene encoding adenomatous polyposis coli protein isoform X10 — encoded protein: MYTPLCSSAVAALPASVPPCAVRSRSSGGGRGCVRQERKRPGCVRASVRGASVWQEVLKQLQGSIEDEAMASSGQIDLLERLKELNLDSSNFPGVKLRSKMSLRSYGSREGSVSSRSGECSPVPMGSFPRRGFVNGSRENTGYLEELEKERSLLLADLDKEEKEKDWYYAQLQNLTKRIDSLPLTENFSLQTDMTRRQLEYEARQIRVAMEEQLGTCQDMEKRAQRRITRIQQIEKDILRIRQLLQSQATEAERSSQSKHEAGSHEAERQNEGQGVAEINMATSGSGQVTASLVPLKDVGADLIILKRPRKDSQDSGSGLQGSTTRIDHETASVLSSSSTHSAPRRLTSHLGTKIRAYCETCWEWQEAHEQGMDQDKNPMPAPVEHQICPAVCVLMKLSFDEEHRHAMNELGGLQAIAELLQVDCEMYGLTNDHYSITLRRYAGMALTNLTFGDVANKATLCSMKGCMRALVAQLQSESEDLQQVIASVLRNLSWRADVNSKKTLREVGSVKALMECALEVKKESTLKSVLSALWNLSAHCTENKADICAVDGALAFLVGTLTYRSQTNTLAIIESGGGILRNVSSLIATNEDHRQILRENNCLQTLLQHLKSHSLTIVSNACGTLWNLSARNPKDQEALWDMGAVSMLKNLIHSKHKMIAMGSAAALRNLMANRPAKYKDANIMSPGSSLPSLHVRKQKALEAELDAQHLSETFDNIDNLSPKASHRSKQRHKQNLYGDYVFDTNRHDDNRSDNFNTGNMTVLSPYLNTTVLPSSSSSRGSLDSSRSEKDRSLERERGISLGNYHPATENPGTSSKRGLQISTTAAQIAKVMEEVSAIHTSQEDRSSGSTTELHCGTDERNALRRSSTTHTHANTYNFTKSENSNRTCPIPYAKVEYKRSSNDSLNSVSSSDGYGKRGQMKPSIESYSEDDESKFCSYGQYPADLAHKIHSANHMDDNDGELDTPINYSLKYSDEQLNSGRQSPSQNERWARPKHILEDEIKPNEQRQSRSQSTAYPVYPESTDDKHLKFQPHFGQQECVSPYRSRAANGSETNRVGSNHGISQNVNQSLCQEDDYEDDKPTNYSERYSEEGQHEEEERPTNYSIKYSEEKHHVDQPIDYSLKYTTDIPSSQKPAFSFSKNSSGQSTKTEHISSSSENTSTTSSNAKRQNQLHPSSAQSRSGQTPKATSSSCKVPSINQETIQTYCVEDTPICFSRCSSLSSLSSAEDEVGCDQTTQEAESANTLQIAEIKDNSGPRSNEDSVSKVPAGSQHIRTKSSRLQASGLSSESARHKAVEFSSGAKSPSKSGAQTPKSPPEHYVQETPLMFSRCTSVSSLDSFESRSIASSVQSEPCSGMVSGIISPSDLPDSPGQTMPPSRSKTPPPPPPPPPQTVQTKQEVPKNKAPSAEKRESGPKQAAVNAAVQRVQVLPEADTLLHFATESTPDGFSCSSSLSALSLDEPFIQKDVELRIMPPVQENDNGNETESEQPEESNENQEKEAEKPTDSEKDLLDESDDDDIEILEECIISAMPTKSSRKAKKPAQTTSKLPPPVARKPSQLPVYKLLPSQNRLQAQKHVSFTPGDDMPRVYCVEGTPINFSTATSLSDLTIESPPNELAAGEGVRAGAQSSEFEKRDTIPTEGRSTDEAQRGKASSVTVPELDDSKTEEGDILAECINSAMPKGKSHKPFRVKKIMDQVQQASMSSSGTNKNQLDGKTKKPTSPVKPIPQNTEYRTRVRKNTDSKNNLNAERNFSENKDSKKQHLKNNSKDFNDKLPNNEDRVRGSFTFDSPHHYTPIEGTPYCFSRNDSLSSLDFDDDDVDLSREKAELRKGKENKESEAKVTNHTELTSNQQSASKTPAVTKQPINRGQSKPVLQKQSTFPQSSKDIPDRGAATDEKLQNFAIENTPVCFSRNSSLSSLSDIDQENNNNKENEPVKETEPPASQGEPGKPQASGYAPKSFHVEDTPVCFSRNSSLSSLSIDSEDDLLQECISSAMPKKKKPSRLKPDNEKHSPRNMGGILAEDLTLDLKDIQRPDSEHGLSPDSENFDWKAIQEGANSIVSSLHQAAAAACLSRQASSDSDSILSLKSGISLGSPFHLTPDQEEKPFTSNKGPRILKPGEKSTLETKKIESENKGIKGGKKVYKSLITGKVRSNSEISSQMKQPLQTNMPSISRGRTMIHIPGVRNSSSSTSPVSKKGPPLKTPASKSPSEGQPATTSPRGTKPSVKSELSPVTRQASQTAGSNKGPSRSGSRDSTPSRPAQQPLSRPMQSPGRNSISPGRNGISPPNKLSQLPRTSSPSTASTKSSGSGKMSYTSPGRQMSQQNLTKQTGLSKNGSGIPRSESASKGLNQMSNSNGSNKKVELSRMSSTKSSGSESDRSERPVLVRQSTFIKEAPSPTLRRKLEESASFESLSPSSRPDSPTRSQAHTPVLSPSLPDMSLSTHSSLQSGGWRKLPPNLSPTIEYNDGRPVKRHDIARSHSESPSRLPINRSGTWKREHSKHSSSLPRVSTWRRTGSSSSILSASSESSEKAKSEDEKQVNSISGSKQTKENQVSTKGTWRKIKESEISPTNSTSQTTSSGAANGAESKTLIYQMAPAVSKTEDVWVRIEDCPINNPRSGRSPTGNTPPVIDTVSEKGNPNPKDSKDNQGKQNVSNGSAPTRTMGLENRLNSFIQVDPPDQKGTETKPGHSNNPVPASETSESSIAERTPFSSSSSSKHSSPSGTVAARVSPFNYNPSPRKSSTDGTSARPSQIPTPVSNNTKKRDSKPDSTEPSGTQSPKRHSGSYLVTSV
- the APC gene encoding adenomatous polyposis coli protein isoform X13; protein product: MAAASYDQLLKQVEALKMENSNLRQELEDNSNHLTKLETEASNMKEVLKQLQGSIEDEAMASSGQIDLLERLKELNLDSSNFPGVKLRSKMSLRSYGSREGSVSSRSGECSPVPMGSFPRRGFVNGSRENTGYLEELEKERSLLLADLDKEEKEKDWYYAQLQNLTKRIDSLPLTENFSLQTDMTRRQLEYEARQIRVAMEEQLGTCQDMEKRAQRRITRIQQIEKDILRIRQLLQSQATEAERSSQSKHEAGSHEAERQNEGQGVAEINMATSGSGQGSTTRIDHETASVLSSSSTHSAPRRLTSHLGTKIRAYCETCWEWQEAHEQGMDQDKNPMPAPVEHQICPAVCVLMKLSFDEEHRHAMNELGGLQAIAELLQVDCEMYGLTNDHYSITLRRYAGMALTNLTFGDVANKATLCSMKGCMRALVAQLQSESEDLQQVIASVLRNLSWRADVNSKKTLREVGSVKALMECALEVKKESTLKSVLSALWNLSAHCTENKADICAVDGALAFLVGTLTYRSQTNTLAIIESGGGILRNVSSLIATNEDHRQILRENNCLQTLLQHLKSHSLTIVSNACGTLWNLSARNPKDQEALWDMGAVSMLKNLIHSKHKMIAMGSAAALRNLMANRPAKYKDANIMSPGSSLPSLHVRKQKALEAELDAQHLSETFDNIDNLSPKASHRSKQRHKQNLYGDYVFDTNRHDDNRSDNFNTGNMTVLSPYLNTTVLPSSSSSRGSLDSSRSEKDRSLERERGISLGNYHPATENPGTSSKRGLQISTTAAQIAKVMEEVSAIHTSQEDRSSGSTTELHCGTDERNALRRSSTTHTHANTYNFTKSENSNRTCPIPYAKVEYKRSSNDSLNSVSSSDGYGKRGQMKPSIESYSEDDESKFCSYGQYPADLAHKIHSANHMDDNDGELDTPINYSLKYSDEQLNSGRQSPSQNERWARPKHILEDEIKPNEQRQSRSQSTAYPVYPESTDDKHLKFQPHFGQQECVSPYRSRAANGSETNRVGSNHGISQNVNQSLCQEDDYEDDKPTNYSERYSEEGQHEEEERPTNYSIKYSEEKHHVDQPIDYSLKYTTDIPSSQKPAFSFSKNSSGQSTKTEHISSSSENTSTTSSNAKRQNQLHPSSAQSRSGQTPKATSSSCKVPSINQETIQTYCVEDTPICFSRCSSLSSLSSAEDEVGCDQTTQEAESANTLQIAEIKDNSGPRSNEDSVSKVPAGSQHIRTKSSRLQASGLSSESARHKAVEFSSGAKSPSKSGAQTPKSPPEHYVQETPLMFSRCTSVSSLDSFESRSIASSVQSEPCSGMVSGIISPSDLPDSPGQTMPPSRSKTPPPPPPPPPQTVQTKQEVPKNKAPSAEKRESGPKQAAVNAAVQRVQVLPEADTLLHFATESTPDGFSCSSSLSALSLDEPFIQKDVELRIMPPVQENDNGNETESEQPEESNENQEKEAEKPTDSEKDLLDESDDDDIEILEECIISAMPTKSSRKAKKPAQTTSKLPPPVARKPSQLPVYKLLPSQNRLQAQKHVSFTPGDDMPRVYCVEGTPINFSTATSLSDLTIESPPNELAAGEGVRAGAQSSEFEKRDTIPTEGRSTDEAQRGKASSVTVPELDDSKTEEGDILAECINSAMPKGKSHKPFRVKKIMDQVQQASMSSSGTNKNQLDGKTKKPTSPVKPIPQNTEYRTRVRKNTDSKNNLNAERNFSENKDSKKQHLKNNSKDFNDKLPNNEDRVRGSFTFDSPHHYTPIEGTPYCFSRNDSLSSLDFDDDDVDLSREKAELRKGKENKESEAKVTNHTELTSNQQSASKTPAVTKQPINRGQSKPVLQKQSTFPQSSKDIPDRGAATDEKLQNFAIENTPVCFSRNSSLSSLSDIDQENNNNKENEPVKETEPPASQGEPGKPQASGYAPKSFHVEDTPVCFSRNSSLSSLSIDSEDDLLQECISSAMPKKKKPSRLKPDNEKHSPRNMGGILAEDLTLDLKDIQRPDSEHGLSPDSENFDWKAIQEGANSIVSSLHQAAAAACLSRQASSDSDSILSLKSGISLGSPFHLTPDQEEKPFTSNKGPRILKPGEKSTLETKKIESENKGIKGGKKVYKSLITGKVRSNSEISSQMKQPLQTNMPSISRGRTMIHIPGVRNSSSSTSPVSKKGPPLKTPASKSPSEGQPATTSPRGTKPSVKSELSPVTRQASQTAGSNKGPSRSGSRDSTPSRPAQQPLSRPMQSPGRNSISPGRNGISPPNKLSQLPRTSSPSTASTKSSGSGKMSYTSPGRQMSQQNLTKQTGLSKNGSGIPRSESASKGLNQMSNSNGSNKKVELSRMSSTKSSGSESDRSERPVLVRQSTFIKEAPSPTLRRKLEESASFESLSPSSRPDSPTRSQAHTPVLSPSLPDMSLSTHSSLQSGGWRKLPPNLSPTIEYNDGRPVKRHDIARSHSESPSRLPINRSGTWKREHSKHSSSLPRVSTWRRTGSSSSILSASSESSEKAKSEDEKQVNSISGSKQTKENQVSTKGTWRKIKESEISPTNSTSQTTSSGAANGAESKTLIYQMAPAVSKTEDVWVRIEDCPINNPRSGRSPTGNTPPVIDTVSEKGNPNPKDSKDNQGKQNVSNGSAPTRTMGLENRLNSFIQVDPPDQKGTETKPGHSNNPVPASETSESSIAERTPFSSSSSSKHSSPSGTVAARVSPFNYNPSPRKSSTDGTSARPSQIPTPVSNNTKKRDSKPDSTEPSGTQSPKRHSGSYLVTSV